The Dreissena polymorpha isolate Duluth1 chromosome 2, UMN_Dpol_1.0, whole genome shotgun sequence nucleotide sequence TGTTTGGTATGATTAGTAAGTACAAGAGTGCCAAAACCATAAGAAAGCTGTGTACATTGATAGATATTTGTTTGTAATGCAAGCATGTCCAATCAAGGTCTTCAAAAATACAAACtatataataatagtattattttctttatcaAAACTATAAATTAGTACTATTTATTCAAACGATTTACCACTGTAAAATTTATAGCAATTCAATATTTTATCTAGAATCCATTTACTTgtgtaaataattgttaaaaacacataattaacATTCTTTTAATTTGATTATCTTGTACCAATCTTCGTAATTTAATTGTGATTCAAGTGTTTGTCTGATCCTAGGTTGGAGGAGCCACTGGTAAGATTGGAGACCCCAGCGGTAAAAACACTGAGCGACCCAGGCTTGACGATGACATCATTGAGAAAAATGTTAGGGGCATCATGGAGAACTTGGAAAGAATTTTCACTAACCATGCTGTTTATTTGTGGAATGACTATCGTGAACTGAAGGATGTTCGGTAAacttaaatacacatttttactGTATGTTACAATCAAGCAATCACTATTTAAACCTTGAGTTCTAAATGTTCTCATACAGAAATCATGTTTGTCTAAGAGAATATTCGGATAAATGAGATTAGCAATGTGCTCTACACCTTAAATGGAAGATAATGCTGGATTTTGCTTTTTAAATACAATGTTTGCATAATCATCTTCAAGGAcagaaaattattttttcaatttaccacaTGTGGGTTGGTTAGAAACGTATTACAAAAAGAACACAACACAAcatttgaattttttgtttagaACAAGAGTACATGAAAAGCATGGCTTACTCTGACTTGGTTTTTTGGTTGCACTGTTGAATTACCACAATGCTGTAATAACTATTTTTCTTTTCAGATTGTTGAACAATATATCTTGGTATCGAGAAATGAATATTTTAGATTTCTTAAACAACATTGGAAGACACTTTAGAATGACTACTATGCTCAAGAAAGAGTGGTAAGCCAATAATTTGTATGTATACTTGGCCTCCTTATTTCCTATCATTATTGTTACACTGAtacaacttctacttcttcttaTTGCCCTACTTCTGGATCGCTGTATTCTAGATTAGGTAATACTGTGCCTAGGTACAAAGTCTTGAggattttttcatttatatggCTGCCGGCTTCCTCAGGACGATGAGCTTCCTTCTGTTTTTTGCCTTTAAGCTCAGTACCTGTTGCTTCCATGTCATTCACTTATCAAAGGTGACCTCCAAATAAATCTGTTGGTCTTCATGCTTTAGCGGAGCCTTGTCTAGGATCATTTGGCTAGACTGAACTTTAGTGCAGAGTGTAAAGAGGGTGTCTCCTTGTTAAACTTCTACTTAATATAAACTACTTTTAAAATACAACTGTAGTCAGccacttgaacattttcttaacataaatataaacttGATGATATTGAATTACCCTCCATGGAGACATCAGATTTGAGATGCTTAGGGAGAAAAGCACTGGAGGGccatataaatacttaaaattttAATGGGATATAGTGTCATAAAGTTTGTATATGTTGTTATGTTGTTTTCAGTGTGAGTTCGAGACTGAGTACCAAGGAGGGACTGTCCTTCACAGAGTTTGCTTATCAGACATTTCAGGCGTATGACTGGGTTCATCTACTGAAGACATATGATTGTTGTATACAGGTAAGACATATGATTGTTGTATACAGGTAAGACATAATATTGTTGTATACATGTAAGACATATGATTGTTGTATACAGGTAAGACATGATTATTGTATACAGGTAAGACATATGATTATTGTATACAGGTGCTTGAGATCATCACAACGATTCAATTGTTTTGCATGTATTTTTTCCAAAACTTTTTTCCGAAGAACTGATTTACACcagttataatacaaataaattgtCCCTTGCGTTCATACTGGAGTCAAGAACAAAGAACACACATTTATAGTATGAATCAGCACTGTGTTGTACCTTAATAAATACAACATTCCCTCATTATTTGTTCCTAGATTGGAGGCAATGACCAGCAAGGAAACATCACAGCTGGACTTGAACTTATTGAGAAGATGTTGCGACAGGATGCATACGGTAATTGAATGCTTGAAGCAGTGATATGATATTTCTACAAAAATGTTGTTATCAAATGAATGAGGTATTTTAGTATTTAATGTTTGCATGTATTAGTTTGTAAAAAATAGTACAAACAAAGTATGTCAATAAGTcagtacatgtatacaatgtcatgttcttaaaattaaatgtatttgttaagttttagtattttttcagtaGATATAACAAAAGTTATGCCCTGCTTTATAAGAAATATTGGAGACTTCTCAAGTGTTACTTTCTGTGTTCTACCAAACCTCAGCTGTTacacaattttaattcaatttttttactGGTAGTCTAATCCATGAGAATTTTGACAcaaattttgagatattcttGATAAGTTTCCTGGCGCAGTATTAAAattactttttatataaaaaaagtagCTTAAATATGTTAACCAGAGCCCTATTAATGGTTGCTGCATTACTGGTTCTCAATTGAAAGAAGAATACAATTGAGCTTCTTTCTTGGGCTCAGTcgacacaggctgatcagggacgacactttcggcttttaagacagtttttgtttaaagcgggtatatacgattttttatatgtgtttaatcgtaatatattgataaaatatgtaacaataacacaaaataggcaaaaaaaattatacattaaagccgaatttcatcaaatgcagcaaagacaaattagcgccccgagccgattgtgacgtacatattttcctacaataaccgaagcattcgtcttaatattaggatcggagatagtgttcgtgtgtcgtatgaatagatatcgttgcaggaattcaaataaaccgttaaactaagtttagatgcacatcgtacatgtatggtatacatgctggcgaattcggctgtacagccgttttcaatttcagaattaaatatctagcttatttcgcatttttcgacacatgttcttcttaacttttattttaatttatattgaaatatatatacaataagttttttacacagtttatataaattcataaatatttgacaaaatcgtatatacccgctttaaaggaggtcttttctaaacataaatccaatgtaggcagaaagtgttgtctctgataagcatgTACAGACTcaaaaagctaatctgggatgacaacgcacatgcattaagccctgttttcccagaacacagcgCAATTGATAATGTACTTTATATCAGGTTTGACCATTCCTCTTGTAACCTCGTCAACTGGTCAAAAGGTGGGCAAGTCAGAGGGCAATGCTGTGTGGCTGGACCCCAGGAAGACCACACCGTATGAGTTGTATCAGGTATGAATTGGCGACATTGTCAAACACAGAAGCTCACAAAACATGGTATGGTGCTGTATTAGGCTCCTTTTTTGTCCCACTCAGTGCCATTTTGATTGGTAAGAACTAAGttatatttgaatttaattattaaataagtctATATGAATTATCTGAGAACTAAGGTAAGTTAAAAAGTCTGCAACTCCAATATTAATGTTTCGCCTGTGTACACATATTATTAAATTGTGTTCTGTTTGCTTGGTTCTGCAAAAAATGTCCATGATAAATGAAagatatacaaaatacaattatatttcagTTATGGTACATAAAGGAGATAACTATTTtcatcacatgtacatgtatatcttatTGTACAACTTGCATGATTATATCAACACAAGTATGCAGgattttttaatgtcaacattttaatTTTGGAAACTTAAACACATTTCTGAATATGAGCAAGGaattatataatgtatttaatatatataaatatactttaTATGGAAAcattaatcaaatattgtttaatactTAATTGTGCCTATGTATGATAGAAAATTAATTTCAATTGAATAAAGctcttattttgtttattttctgttaCTATTCATCTTcacttttataattttcttatttatcataattttatccgtgtttaaaaaaatattgtatatactTGTTTTTAGGAATTTATAATGTACAGGCAGTAAGAGAAAGGTTTCTTGATTTCATTAATTTTAAACAACCTTTCATGGAGAAAAGATCAATCTGGTTATAGCatctcatttttttatttcagtacTTCTATAACGTGGCTGATGCAGATTTAAGCCAATACATGAGATGGTTTACCTTCCTCCCTGAAGAAGATATTGACAGATTATTAAGGGACCATAAGGTATATTTCATATAgatgtatgattttttttcaaccatttaattatcccctgccataggcggagggatattgttttggcgttgtccgtccttccgtccgtccgtctttctgtccgtacgtctttccgtccggagccatatcttggaagtgctttggcggatttcattaaaacttggtatgagtatatatatggataatagaatgatgcttgccaaatggcattgtacaccatctgataataacagagttatggccctttgtatcttgaaaaaatgctttttttagtgtcaaatataacacttttgtgtccagaagcatattggcgggggatatcaattcaatgaatttgcttgttttttctaTGATGCATGTGGCTTTAAGTTTAGCAAATTGAATTCCCGTTTTAATGAGGTACCATTACACATGATACaaggcaacaacaaaaaaagacaATTATCTGTAAATTACATAAtgtgattacatgtatatcaattgTATGTGACAAAGAGTGTGTATCATGCTGGTCATCATTACAAgcaaaatatttattgtaaactGTACACACGGAAGATCCTGCACTCTTTGGAAATCTTTTTGTCTCACCTGTGCACAAATGACAGTGTGCCTAATGTCGGTTGTGTGTTTTCCATAAACTTTCTCCTTCTAAACTCTTGGCAGATTGTCACTAAACTTCACAAGAAAATGTCTGTGAATGAAGTTGTTCAGATTGTTCAAAACTGACCATGCTCCAACTTACACATTATGTATGAAGAAATATTAGAAAAGAAAATTTGCTTTCAAATCGCACGGGTTATGCGGTTGACGTTTGGTGTGTAACATCTTGTAGTGGTCCTCTGAAGCTGAGACCCTATACTTTCCTCTAGTTTGTTCAAGTCACGCCTCTAGAAGTAAAAAAACGCCCTGTCTGCGGGAGTATGActgaaatgtttaatattgaattatataTCGTACCACCTCCTCTTCAACACAAAGTACACAGCTTTGATATTTGTTACGTGACATTAGATTGTGGCCTTCTTtaaagattgttcaaatcatgacccTGTGTTTTAAATTGGCTATGCTGTTTTAATTGCCAATACATCAAGATTTTACCTTCAATCAGTAATTAGTTCTTACCGTCGTATAGAAGAAAAACATTGACTATTCCAAGGAATATGCCCTAGATTGAATCATTTGTATGAGTTGACTGTGTATATTGTAAGGTGTTTTACATGAACAAagtagtcgtgttctgagaaaactgggtttaatgcatttgcgtaaagtgtcatcccagattagcctgtgcagtccacacaggctaatcagggacgacactttccgcttaaacttgattttcggtaaggagggacttccctgaaactaaaaataccataaaagcggaaagtgtcgtccctggttagcctgtgcggattgtgcaggctaatctgggacgatactttacgcaaatgaattatgcccagttttctcagaacacaactcaaagTATGGGCAAATGGTCACTTGTCTGAAATGATTAACCAGCTGTTGGATTTGTCTTATATTTTCTACAAAATATCTGTACATGTATTCATAGTAACATTGTATTTTAAGATGGAACCTGAAAAGAGGAAGCCACAGAGACTGCTGGCAGAAAAGGTCTTGGTGTTAGTTCATGGAGGTAAGCATTCACATTAAGTTCACTGTTTTCTGTAAACCAGGTCTCGTAATAACAATTCAATTTAAGAATATAATGATCATGGAAAGAGCATACTCCTAATTACATATAGGTTGTCTACTGGTACAAATACAGTTCTGATCAAAATGTAACATGAAGATTATTAACGTGACAATTTGTTAAGAAGAAGCTGAAACAACCGTTAGAAAGCTTACTTTTTTATGTGTAGAATAAAATGTTTGATGGCTTGACAAAGAATTTCAGTTATGCACATGTTAAATACAGAAATCATCCATTTTAGTGATATTTAGTTTTTTACTTTAATGTTtgatgtctttaaaaaaatccagtgatgtacatgtaaaaaaacacatcaatgATTGTATTGTCAATTAGTTGTGTTTCCATGTTTTACTGCACAATATGTATACCCTGTTTGAGACTCTGGTCTAGTGTATAAGTTTTGTGCCCATATGTCACTGCtttattttttatactttttatgaaGTAGAGGGAGATAAACTGGAATCACCATGGATTTCCATGTATTTAGATACAAATTTCTCTACAGGAAGTTCTCCTACACTTCAACGTAGAACATGTATGTTTCTTACTACTAAGTATGAGCCCCTTGTTTCAGAGGCTGGTTTGCTAGAGGCTCAGCGATGGACGGAGGCGTTCTTCAGCCCCTCCCCTGAGTCTCTGCTCCACCTGTCAGACTCAGACATGCAGCGTCTCTTCACCTCTGCCCCCACCACAGACTTGCTGCTCGACCACGGGACCACCGTGCTGGATGTCCTCATCAAGACCAAAGCCTTTGATCGCCAAGGTAAGAGCTTTTGTTGTACCCTCAGACACTTAAAGTTTCCAAGTGCGCCTAATGCAAGGAAaacgggttttaatgcatgtgagttaagtgtcgttccagattagcctgtgactgcacaggcttatcagatgcaacactttctgcttttatggtatttttatgcccccaaaggagggcatatagtgattagACTGTCCGTCCCGaccgtccgtctgtatgtctttccgtcacactttgcgttttagtttcgaaaaatgctcatagcttctatgtcgcttcacatgtaaccttcatatttggtatgcatgtgtatatgtacaaggcctttccatacgcacacacattttgaccactttgaccgtgaccttgaactttaggtcAGCGTTTAgcttttgaaatctgcgtttaggtttggaaaaatgctaataacttctatgtcgcttcacaTAAAaccatcatatttggtatgcatgtgtatatgtacaaagcttttccatacgcacacaaattttgacccctttgaccatgaccttgaacttagggtccgcgtttaggttttgaaatctgcgtttaggtttcgaaaaatgctcataacttctatgtcgcttcagatgtaaccttcatatttggtatgcatgtgtatatggacaaggcctttccattctATAAAGCGTTTTTCGGGGACATAtgatgtcatcctatggagacagctcttgttttgtttaaatttctcTTCTAATTGAAAagccagtttaagcagaaagtgatgtcccagatttgccggtgtggactgcacaggctaatctgagatgacaattaacccacatgcattaagctccgtttccCCAGAGCAAAACTAGTATGCATGGTAAAAGTCCCTAAGAACCAGTTTAGTATAAGTCCCTAAAAGAAAAAGTTGTCAACCTTAAAAGCTTCATAGTCATGTAATTTGATAAATATTCCTACAATCAGTGACGGTTATTGTTACAGTTGTTTGTTGAACACTATTaatttctttttagctcatctatttttgaaaaaaaattatgagctattttcaacacgttggcgtcggcgttggcgttggcgtccgtttaagttttgcgtttaggtccacttttctcagaaagtatcaatgctattgcattcaaacttggtacacttacttactatcatgaggggactgggcaggcaaagttagataactctggcatgcgttttgacagaattatgtgccctttttatacttagaaaattgaaaattttggttaagttttgtgtttaggtccattttattctttaagtatcaaagctattgctttcatacttgcaacacttactaactataataaggggactgtgcaggcaaagttatgtaactctgactggcattttgacagaattatgtgccctttttatccttagaaaattgaaaatttggttaagttttgtttttaggtcCACTTCATTCcgacagtatcaaagctattgctttcatatttgcaacacttattaactatcataaggggactgtgcaggcaaagttatgtaactctgactggcatttggacagaattatgggccctttatacttagaaaatagaaaatttggttaagttttgtgttttggtccactttacccctaaagtatcatagatattgctttcatacttggaacactcgcaaactatcataagggtacagtaaaaggacaagttgcataactctggttgtcatttttatggaattatggcccttttttgacttagtaactttgaatatatggttaaattttgtgtttcgatccacttctaaagtatcaaggctattgctttcaaacttcaaatactttcatgctatcatgaggttactgtacctggtaagttgaattttaccttgacctttgaatgaccttgactctcaaggtaaaattattaaattttgctaaaattgccataacttctttatttatgattagatttgattgatactttgacaaaactactcttacctgacataccacaatagactccacccaaaccatcccccgtgccctcccccttgccctcccccctccccccctttttttttttttaaagatcatctcacaaatgaccaccacaccctcacactataccccccccaaccccccaattttttttttaaaacggttaaaaaacacaaatatgtatttttattatttaatttttgaaataccgttcaACCTACACACCcaagaaaccccccccccccccccccccccccccccccccccccgattttttttttttttttggcttttttttcCGCATTGtcggaagataatgtaataaatgttcacacccccacactatacacccctcttcaatccacccctccctcctttgtgatttaaattgagagtcccttcaccttaaaaagaaaatagatgagcggtctgcactcgcaaggcggtgctcttgttataaaagCTGTGTGCAAATTCCTTGAAAGCTATAACCACATCCATTAAAGTCTAAACGCACGATGTTTAAATGTAGTTGTTACATCTACAGACATAGCTTTAAAAACAGAATTTTGCAGTCATTTGAGGCCTCCACCAAAGCTCACCAATGCACTTGGTCCTTTGCCCATGTCCGCACCTGGCCCCAGCTCCAATTTTccttttaatgtcataaatatttACCTGCTATCACTAGCTTATACCTTTCCAAAGGGGTTAACCCCTTTGGAAAGGTATAAGCTAgtgatagcaggtaagtatttaattattaaaatgaattttactataaaaatttgttttaatatcataaatatttacctgCTATCACTAGCTTATACCTTTCCAAAGGGGTTAACCCCTTTGGAAAGGTATAAGCTAgtgatagcaggtaagtatttaattattaaaatgaattttactataaaaatttgtTTCTCATCTCCTTTTCAACTGACCGGCGCCATGTCTCTTTTGATCGACCTCTTTTTCTACGTCCGATCGGTGTCCATCGCATTGCAACCTTAGGAATGGCTTTTTCCTCCATCCTTTGAACATGACCAATCCAGCGCTATCTTTTGCGCTGGATCTGTGTTGATATTGGGGTTGTACCTGTTTTGCGGTGGAGTGCTGTATTGGATATAGTGTTTGGCCAGAAGATTTGGAGAATCCGCCTGAGGCACCTTCTTTGAAAGACATCAAGCTTAAGGCAAATAAACTTTGTGACTTCCCAGGATTCTGAACTATACAGCAGGACTGAAAGCACATTAGTCTTGAAAATCCTGATATTGGTGGTATAATTTAGCTTGGAGGACATCCAGATGTTCCGTAATGACTCTGGCTTTG carries:
- the LOC127865983 gene encoding tyrosine--tRNA ligase, mitochondrial-like, with product MHRRMMKAYPHQLQLLQHIILRCIPCHSRRYGTAVVRDILKLHKRGVFHHMMPELRVPDLAKKLSSPQTVYCGFDPTADSLHIGNLLAIITLIHCQRAGHSPIALVGGATGKIGDPSGKNTERPRLDDDIIEKNVRGIMENLERIFTNHAVYLWNDYRELKDVRLLNNISWYREMNILDFLNNIGRHFRMTTMLKKECVSSRLSTKEGLSFTEFAYQTFQAYDWVHLLKTYDCCIQIGGNDQQGNITAGLELIEKMLRQDAYGLTIPLVTSSTGQKVGKSEGNAVWLDPRKTTPYELYQYFYNVADADLSQYMRWFTFLPEEDIDRLLRDHKMEPEKRKPQRLLAEKVLVLVHGEAGLLEAQRWTEAFFSPSPESLLHLSDSDMQRLFTSAPTTDLLLDHGTTVLDVLIKTKAFDRQVDADKVVREGGVYINKVRVTDPGAVLVLGEHILPNNITLLRIGKKRYHIVRWVTPS